The genomic segment atttttgttcttgttatgATGACAGATAGTGAAACACAGAAGAACTGAGATGATGATGATTGAGCAGCAAGTGACTCAAAGTTCCTGCTTGGTCCCATCATTGGTGAGCTTGGGTGGCTCCTGATCCTCCCCTGCAATGGTGACCACCCTGGGACCCTTGATCTTTTCCGGTGACAACTTGTTGAGAGTCAGAGTGAGAACCCCATTGTCGAGCTTAGCCTTCACACTGTCCAAGTCCACATTTTGTGGCAACCTGAACTGCCTCCAGAACTTGCCGTAGGACCTCTCCACTCTGAGCCAGTGATCCCCtttcttctcctcttctctcttcctttCACCACTCACTCTCAGCACCCTATTCTCTTCCACTTCTATCTTTATCTCTTCCCTCTTCAACCCTGGCACGTCCACCATTATTTCATGCCCCTCCGGGGTCTCCTTCCAGTCCACTCTAGCACCTGACATCACCATCGATTGTTCATCTTTCTCCACCCCAAATGGAATTTGTTCCAGCACATGAAACGGGTCTGGGAATCGATCAGACAAGAGCTCCGCCAAAATGCCTCTGGGAGGATCGAATGGTAGTAGAGACCCCTTCGCTTTCGCAACAAAGAGTAACAACAGGAACAAAATGAGTTGGTGTAGCCTCATTTCTAGTACTAATCAGGAAACTAGAAGCAGACGGTGATGGTTAATAGTGAAGAATTATTGAACTTTGGCACTGCAAGTGTGTGTCTTCAACCATGCGATGATCCCTGACACAAGTACACACGTATATATATAGAGCATGTATGAGACAAATGAGGCTAAAAGTTAGCAAGGTTCTTGAAGAATCCATGAGTTAAATGGAAGTGTTTTAGTGTAGAGAGATGAAGAAAGTTCTACCATAATTTggaatatatttgatgtttgataGGAGGGTACAAGAATTCTCTACCACGTTCCAGACAATTCATGTGTTATTTGTTAGTAACAATAACAGATAACAGATACTTTCAGTGCACTGTAGCTTTTTTTTTAGCACTTTTGCACTATGTTGGGCTTCACTTCAACAAAATATACACTTTCAATCCACACCATACCCACTACTTCGCGAAGTGGttcagttttgtttttcaaaGCTAGGAAGAATAGGAAAGGTTAATAGTTTTTAGATTTTTCTCATTTATTAAACTTGTCCGTTTCTAAACCATGTATTATTCTGATTTATCTTTAAAAACTAAGACTTACTATATTTTTGTAGccttataaattcttttatttaaataaataatacataatgcccagtatattttaaattaaacaattcataatatagataatttcaagaacataaaaattaaaataagttctAAAATtctgttaattaattttataatttatttattgttatagtttaattatttgaagACAGGTAGAGCTTGTGGCGAGTATTTATCGTCGTGACTAATGGGTAATTTCCTTTGTTTACAAGGTATGAGCATGGACCAgcaaaattatactaatttatatagggtgtttcttcctttctttctttcgtcgttgtgagatactacaagttgcaaaggttggtggtggttggaaagaattatcaagcagtcttcctctcgtggtgcagtatCGCTCTCatggtgcagtgcgtggagtggtgcagtgcgtgtcgtacttcctcgtattcgaataaaccttgaaataaaaacgtaacctttaaacggaggtgacatccttcaacggatgtcaacatccttcaacggatgtcaacatctgttttaccttaaacggatgttgacatccgttgaagatctGGTTGATGCTCTAacgctcctcgatgttcctccacaccacggcggcgacgctccttcacacca from the Vigna angularis cultivar LongXiaoDou No.4 chromosome 3, ASM1680809v1, whole genome shotgun sequence genome contains:
- the LOC108325950 gene encoding 22.0 kDa class IV heat shock protein, with the translated sequence MRLHQLILFLLLLFVAKAKGSLLPFDPPRGILAELLSDRFPDPFHVLEQIPFGVEKDEQSMVMSGARVDWKETPEGHEIMVDVPGLKREEIKIEVEENRVLRVSGERKREEEKKGDHWLRVERSYGKFWRQFRLPQNVDLDSVKAKLDNGVLTLTLNKLSPEKIKGPRVVTIAGEDQEPPKLTNDGTKQEL